The Epinephelus lanceolatus isolate andai-2023 chromosome 1, ASM4190304v1, whole genome shotgun sequence genome has a window encoding:
- the etnk2 gene encoding ethanolamine kinase 2 translates to METQIHVPVGSPVIRKIPIFVDEHNVTEGAMKLIKELRPAWDTSHVKTKLFTDGTTNKLVGCYVEESPEDVVLVRVYGNKTELIVDRDNELKSFQVLHANGCAPRLYCTFQNGICYEFMQGDALGTQDVRDPSLLRMIAREMARIHAIHAHNGCIPKPNLWIKMRKYFSLVATEFTDQASNVRIQQEVPSKAVLEQEMVWMKEHLSTLGSPVVLCHNDLLCKNIIHNSKEGHVRFIDYEYSSYNYQAFDIGNHFNEFAGMAELDYGLYPSREMQMEWLKVYLQAYKFFTKKTEEVSQRELETLYVQVNKFALASHFFWGFWALIQAKYSSIDFDFLGYAVLRFNQYFETKPAVMALQIPE, encoded by the exons ATGGAGACGCAGATACATGTGCCCGTGGGGTCGCCGGTTATTAGAAAAATTCCCATTTTCGTGGACGAGCACAACGTGACGGAGGGGGCGATGAAGCTCATTAAAGAGCTGAGACCGGCGTGGGACACGAGCCATGTCAAGACCAAG CTCTTCACTGATGGAACCACCAACAAGCTAGTGGGCTGCTATGTGGAGGAAAGTCCAGAGGATGTGGTCTTGGTCCGAGTATACGGGAACAAGACAGAACTGATTGTGGACAGAGACAATGAGCTCAAAAGCTTTCAG GTGCTACATGCTAATGGTTGTGCTCCTCGCCTCTACTGCACCTTTCAGAATGGCATCTGCTATGAGTTCATGCAGGGGGACGCTCTTGGGACGCAGGACGTCAGGGATCCTTCCTTACTAAG AATGATAGCCAGGGAGATGGCTCGTATCCATGCCATCCATGCACACAATGGCTGCATCCCCAAACCCAACCTGTGGATCAAGATGCGAAAATACTTCTCCCTCGTGGCCACCGAGTTCACCGACCAAGCGTCCAACGTTAG AATACAGCAGGAGGTGCCCAGCAAAGCTGTGCTGGAGCAGGAGATGGTGTGGATGAAGGAGCATCTCTCCACTCTGGGCTCCCCTGTGGTGCTCTGCCATAATGACCTGCTCTGCAAGAACATCATTCACAACAGCAAAGAGG GTCATGTTCGCTTTATAGACTATGAATACTCCAGCTACAACTACCAGGCATTCGACATCGGCAAccacttcaatgaatttgcag GAATGGCGGAGCTGGATTATGGACTGTACCCGAGTCGGGAGATGCAGATGGAGTGGCTCAAAGTGTACCTGCAGGCATACAAATTCTTCACCAAGAAAACAGAGGAGGTCagccagcgagagctggagacACTCTATGTACAGGTCAACAAGTTTGCTctg GCTTCTCACTTCTTTTGGGGCTTCTGGGCGCTCATCCAGGCCAAATACTCCTCCATCGACTTCGACTTCCTCGG GTACGCTGTGCTACGTTTCAACCAGTACTTTGAGACCAAACCTGCAGTGATGGCCCTGCAGATCCCAGAAtga